A window of Castanea sativa cultivar Marrone di Chiusa Pesio chromosome 1, ASM4071231v1 contains these coding sequences:
- the LOC142622312 gene encoding transcription factor MYB1-like encodes MGRSPSCSKERLNKGAWTAQEDKLLTDYIKAHGEGKWEKVRKDTELKRCGKSCRLRWLNYLRPDIKRGSITNDEEDLIIRLHKLLGNRWSLIAGRLPGRTDNEIKNYWNTILAKREQRKPLNHSKTEKKAITRKVDESQNPDVIHSKEKSPSMHGNVVNSIEVHSGSSDGLSPSTFTEENSLDLLMDFDVGEIGLSDFLNSDFTKLNDFEMFNMNSLIEGDVSKPAFVSHALLSPKDVSENWSVQASMESDFRSLASFLESAEEWTI; translated from the exons ATGGGAAGGAGTCCTTCATGTTCTAAAGAGCGACTAAATAAAGGGGCTTGGACAGCTCAAGAAGACAAGTTACTCACAGATTACATCAAAGCCCATGGAGAAGGAAAGTGGGAAAAAGTTCGCAAAGACACAG AGCTTAAGAGATGTGGGAAGAGTTGTAGGCTTCGCTGGTTGAATTATTTGAGACCTGATATCAAGAGAGGCAGCATTACAAATGATGAAGAAGACCTTATCATCAGGCTACACAAACTCTTAGGCAACAG ATGGTCTTTGATAGCTGGGAGACTCCCAGGGCGAACAGACAATGAAATCAAGAATTATTGGAACACCATTTTGGCTAAGCGGGAACAACGGAAGCCACTAAACCATAGCAAAACtgagaagaaagcaataacccgAAAAGTTGATGAATCACAAAACCCAGATGTGATACACAGCAAGGAAAAAAGTCCATCCATGCATGGCAACGTGGTGAACAGCATTGAAGTACATTCCGGATCCAGCGATGGGTTATCACCATCCACGTTTACAGAGGAAAACTCATTGGACTTATTGATGGATTTCGATGTGGGAGAAATAGGCCTTTCAGATTTTCTTAATTCCGACTTCACAAAGCTCAATGATTTTGAAATGTTTAATATGAACAGTTTGATAGAAGGAGATGTTAGCAAACCAGCTTTTGTCAGTCACGCACTTTTGTCACCTAAGGATGTGTCGGAGAATTGGAGTGTCCAAGCTAGCATGGAATCAGATTTCAGATCTTTGGCTTCTTTTCTAGAATCAGCCGAGGAATGGACAATCTAA
- the LOC142621708 gene encoding transcription factor MYB123-like isoform X1 — MGRIPCCTREGLNKGTWTAPEDQLLTDYIKTHGEGKWGNIPKETGLKRCGKSCRLRWLNYLRPDIKRGNISVDEEDLIIRLHKLLGNRWSLIAGRLPGRTDNEIKNYWNSNLGKKVKGEQSKHSIEEKQKTKTKLTNKSPTLKSSSAIGTKASSCREVLVAPPTPKVENPETDLAPATSVDEDSSNLAANTSEENNAHNFDIEIDFNVEKAFLSDIWDSDFWKQCQFEFENGIMEGGGSVGAKNFSFYEEILKD; from the exons ATGGGTAGAATTCCTTGTTGCACTAGAGAGGGACTGAACAAAGGGACTTGGACTGCACCTGAAGACCAACTTCTCACTGATTACATCAAAACCCATGGTGAAGGAAAATGGGGAAACATTCCCAAGGAAACAG GTCTAAAAAGATGTGGAAAAAGTTGTAGGCTAAGGTGGCTTAATTACCTGAGACCTGATATCAAAAGGGGTAATATATCAGTTGATGAAGAGGACCTCATCATTAGGCTTCATAAGCTACTAGGCAACAG ATGGTCCTTAATAGCTGGGAGACTTCCAGGACGAACAGACAATGAAATCAAGAATTATTGGAACTCAAATTTAGGAAAGAAGGTGAAAGGAGAACAGTCAAAGCATTCGATAGAAGAGAAGCAGAAGACCAAGACCAAGCTAACTAATAAATCTCCCACATTGAAGTCCAGTTCAGCTATTGGGACAAAGGCATCAAGTTGCAGAGAGGTTTTAGTTGCTCCACCAACGCCTAAAGTCGAAAATCCAGAGACTGATTTGGCACCAGCAACCTCTGTAGATGAAGACTCATCAAATCTCGCGGCAAACACTTCTGAGGAAAATAATGCACATAACTTCGACATTGAAATCGACTTCAACGTGGAGAAGGCTTTTCTGTCTGACATATGGGATTCGGATTTTTGGAAGCAATGTCAGTTTGAGTTTGAAAATGGCATAATGGAAGGTGGTGGCTCGGTTGGTGCCAAGAACTTTTCCTTTTATGAGGAAATCCTCAAGGATTGA
- the LOC142621708 gene encoding transcription factor MYB123-like isoform X2 gives MVKENGETFPRKQLLFCAGLKRCGKSCRLRWLNYLRPDIKRGNISVDEEDLIIRLHKLLGNRWSLIAGRLPGRTDNEIKNYWNSNLGKKVKGEQSKHSIEEKQKTKTKLTNKSPTLKSSSAIGTKASSCREVLVAPPTPKVENPETDLAPATSVDEDSSNLAANTSEENNAHNFDIEIDFNVEKAFLSDIWDSDFWKQCQFEFENGIMEGGGSVGAKNFSFYEEILKD, from the exons ATGGTGAAGGAAAATGGGGAAACATTCCCAAGGAAACAG TTACTGTTTTGTGCAGGTCTAAAAAGATGTGGAAAAAGTTGTAGGCTAAGGTGGCTTAATTACCTGAGACCTGATATCAAAAGGGGTAATATATCAGTTGATGAAGAGGACCTCATCATTAGGCTTCATAAGCTACTAGGCAACAG ATGGTCCTTAATAGCTGGGAGACTTCCAGGACGAACAGACAATGAAATCAAGAATTATTGGAACTCAAATTTAGGAAAGAAGGTGAAAGGAGAACAGTCAAAGCATTCGATAGAAGAGAAGCAGAAGACCAAGACCAAGCTAACTAATAAATCTCCCACATTGAAGTCCAGTTCAGCTATTGGGACAAAGGCATCAAGTTGCAGAGAGGTTTTAGTTGCTCCACCAACGCCTAAAGTCGAAAATCCAGAGACTGATTTGGCACCAGCAACCTCTGTAGATGAAGACTCATCAAATCTCGCGGCAAACACTTCTGAGGAAAATAATGCACATAACTTCGACATTGAAATCGACTTCAACGTGGAGAAGGCTTTTCTGTCTGACATATGGGATTCGGATTTTTGGAAGCAATGTCAGTTTGAGTTTGAAAATGGCATAATGGAAGGTGGTGGCTCGGTTGGTGCCAAGAACTTTTCCTTTTATGAGGAAATCCTCAAGGATTGA